The sequence below is a genomic window from Streptomyces sp. NBC_00289.
GACACGTCCCAGAAGCTGTGGGACTCGCTGGGCGCGGAGGCGACGCTGGGCGCCCTCGCGGACCAGCGCATCCAGAGCGCGGCCGACTGGGGCACCCTCCCGGCCGGCTCCACGGTGACCAAGGGAGCGGTCCTCTTCCCCCGCCTGGAGGAGAAGCCGACCGCGTAACGGCGCCTCACCGCGAGACGCAGGGGCACGGGCACACCGGATGGCGTGTCCGTGCCCCTGGGTTGCCGTTGCGGAGTCAGCCTTCCGAGGCGTACGTCACGAAGTGCGCCCAAGCGCCGGGGGCGAGCGCGAGACGGGGACCCGCGACGTTCTTGGAGTCGCGGACGTGGACGGTGCCGGGAGTCGTGGCGATCTCAACGCAGGAGTTGCCGTCCGTGCCGCTGCTGTAGCTGCTCTTGAACCAGTCCAGTTCAGAGGCGTCCTCGGTGGAGGCCTTGCGGATCATGTCTCTCCCAGCAGTTGTTCGACGAAGGCGAGCGACTCTCTCGGCGGGAGAGCCTGCGCCCGGATGGTGCCATACCGCAGTTCAAGGATGCGCAAGTCCCTGGCCTCAGCAGTCGGTCGTCCGTTGAACGCACCGTCACTACGTCCCACGGCCGTACCGTCCGGGAACTTCAGCCCGATCCCACCCGGGCATGGACGGCACGCATCGAGGTGACGGACACACGCGGTGACGACCTCCCGCACCGCCGACCACCGACCCCCGATGCCGAATCCGGGCGCGGTCTCCTCCTCGTCGAGGCGCTCGCCGATCGCTGGGGCGTCGAACTCGGGCCCGTCCCCCGCAAGACCGTGTGGGCCGAACTCGACCTCTCACCGAAGTTCGGAAACGTGTGCTCCGGTGGCTCGGGCGCCCTCCTCCAAGAAACACGAGAGGGAAAGAAACCTCACCAAGCCCCACCCCTCCCGCCCACGGGAGACGCTCACTCGCGCGAGTGAACATCACCAACTCAGCTGGATTCGGCACCGATTGCCTGTTCTACGCTCAGCGCGACACAGCACAACCCCGGACATACGACGGCCCTCGCAGGGACTGCAATCCCGTTGCGAGGGCCTGACCACCAAGGAAGTCAGACCCTTCCCGATGGACACCCAAAACCCTAGCGTGCCCCCGCAGCACGGGCGAGGGCCGACACCGCCGACGGCCCGGGGAAGGATGGCACCGGGCCGCCGGCCGCTCCGGGTGGGTCAGGACGGGGTCTATCAGGATTCAGGTGTGGTTCGTCTGTTTGGCCTACAGGTTTTTCGGTGGGCTGGTCGGCCTACACTCGTCCGGCGGTAAGGCGGCCGTCGAAGAGAACGTCGAACTCGTTCAAAGCGCTTTTCCAGCGGTTGTTCCAGCGCTGGCGGCCGCGGCCGGTGGGGTCGAGTGCGAGGGTGGCGAGGTAGAGGCGTTTCAAGGCGGCGGTCTCGTTGGGGAAGTGTCCGCAGGCCTGGGCCGCGCGCCGGTAGCGGGCGTTGAGGGACTCGATCGCGTTCGTGGTGTAGACGACCTGCCGGATCGCGTCGGGCAGACCGAGGAAGGGCACGAATTCGCTCCAGGCCCGCTCCCAGGTCCCGGCGATCGACGGATAGCGCTTGCCCCACTTGTCGTCGAAGTCGGTCAGCCGTGCCCGGGCCTCGTCCTCGTTGACAGCGGTGTAGACGGGCTTGAGGTCGCGTGCGACGTCGGCCCAGTCGCGGCGTGAGGCATACCGCAGACTCGCGCGCAGGAGATGAACCACGCAAGTCTGCACCACAGTCCGGGGCCAGACGGCGTTCACCGCGTCGGGCAGGGCGCTGAGCCCGTCGCAGACCAGCATCAGCACATCACGGACGCCTCTGTTCTTGATCTCGGTGAGCACCGTCTGCCAGTACTTGGCGCCCTCGCCGCCGTCGCCGGCCCACAGGCCGAGGATCTCGCGGTAGCCGTCGGCGGTGACCGCGATGGCCACGTAGATGGGCCGGTTGGCGACATGACCGTCTCGGATCTTGACGTGCACGGCATCGATGAAGACGACCGGGTAGACCGCGTCGAGCGGGCGGGTGCGCCATTCCGCCATCGATTCCAGGGCCTTGTCGGTGATCGTGGAGATGGTCTCCTTCGTTGTCGTCATCCCGTACGTCTGGGCGAGATGGGAGACGATCTCGCCGGAGGTCAGGCCCTTTGCGGTCAGCGAGATCACCAGGTCGTCCAACGCACCAGTGCGGCGGGCGTACTTGGGCAGCAGCCGGGGCTGGAAGGTGCCCAGACGGTCTCGCGGGATCTGCACCGTGACGGCGCCGACCTCCGTCATCACCTTCTTGCTCCGGTAGCCGTTGCGGGTGTTGCCGCCCGAGCGCGACCCGCGCCCGCCGACGCGGCCGACCCCGTCGGCCAGGTGCTGGTCCATCTCTGCTTCCAGCGCGGACTGCATCAGGTGCTGAGCGAGCTCGGGCAGCAGGCCGCCCTCGCCCATCAGCCGCAGTCCCTCTCCGCGGACCTTCTCGGCCGCGAGCGCGGCCAGCTCCTCCAGCAGCTCACTGGACAGACCATTCTGCGACACCGGCATCGACTTCACGTCGGCACCCTCGACGCCACCGCCGACCTCGGCAAGCGACACGCCCTCCACGGTCTCGATCAGGTGACCAGTCGTCGTACTCATCAGGCTCACTCCTTCGGGGAGATCCACACCTGATTCATGACACTCCCTCAGGACGCCGTCAGGGCGCCCGCGCCCGTGGCCATCGCCAGGGTCATCGGCAGGTTCTTCGCCGAGGTCTCCAGGCCTGCCGTGAGGGTCGGGGTCCAGTTGACCGTCGTCTTCAGCTTCTTCGACGCGGCCGCGTTGTACGCGGCGACGAGGTCGGTGGCCGTGCCGTTGACGAGGTTGCCGGTGCCCTTGACCGAGCCGGTTCCATCGCCGCTGAGGAGCTTGGCGACCTTGCCGCCTGAAGGCAGCTTCCAGTAGTTGTTCTCGGCGACGACCTGGGCCTTGGCGCGCGAGTTGATGCTGTACTGCGTCGCGTAGCCGTTGAGGGTCGTGACGTCGTAGTAGTTGTTGTAGATGTGCACCTGGCCGACCCGGGCCAGCGGGGCGCGCTGGACGATGCCCTTCCAGATGTTGTGGTGGAGGGAGACGCGCAGCTTGCCGGCGGGCTCGCTGTCGCTGCTGCCGATCAGCATCGTCTTGTCGTGGTTGGTGAACTGGTTGCGCGAGACGGTCACCAGGTCCGAGCTCTTGGTGATGTCCAGGGAGCCGTCGTGGATCTGGTACTCGCGGCCGTAGTACTTGGGGTTGGCGCTGTCGAGGTGGGGCGCGTCCGTGAACGTGTTGTGGTCGGCCCAGACGTGGGTCGCGCCGCGCAGGGTGACGGAGTCGTAGTTGGAGTTCCAGTTGCCGTCGTCGCCGTCGGTCGGGTCCCACTGCGGGAAGCAGTCCTCGGTGGCGGAGAAGGCGAGGTTGCGGACGATGACGTTGTCCACGTTCTGCACCTGGAGCATGCCGCCGGAGATCCCGGCCTTGGTGCCCGGCACACCGACGACGCTGGTGTTGGCCGGCACCTTGAAGACGATGTTCTTCGCCTGCTTGGTCTGGGCAGCGGCGCGGGCCTTCTCCTGGGTGCCGGAGGGCAGCTTCGAGGTGCCGTAGGAGGAGGGGTCGTACGCCTTCAGGTAGGCGGAGAGCGAGTAGCCGGTGCCCGACGCGTAGTCGGCGCAGGTCAGCTTCTTGCCCGCGTCGTCGGTGTTGGCCTCGATCGTGCCCTTGACCTTGATGATCCGGGGCGTGGTGTCGGAGGCCGACCCCAGCGCCTTCACCAGCTGGGCGCGGGTGGACACGGTGAAGGTGTGCGCGGCGTCGGCCTTGGTGCCACCGGTGGTGCCCGTGCCGGAGGAGGCCCAGCCGTCCTTGGCGGCGAGCGTCTGGTGGTACAGGTCGACGGGCCCGGCGTTCGCGTTCATCACGACGACACCGGCGCCGACACCCGCGGCCACGACGGCGGCGGAGACGACGAGGACGCGGCGCGAGCGGAGGGACCGGCGGTGGGAAGGAGCTGCCACGGGGGATCCTTACGGGGGAGGAGCGGACTTACGCCCTGTCAGTGGTCGCCACCCCGTGAAGAGTTGCCGTCCCCCTGAACATATTTTCTCCACGCGTCCCCACGAAGTAGTCCCGCGCCGGGGGCCGTGACCGGTCGCGGGCGGTCGAGGCCGCCTTGCTCGTGACGCCGACATCCCTCCCGTCAAGCGCCCGGACCGTCTTCTGTCACTCTCTTCACTCTGCATTTACCTGCCTATAGTGTTTAGCCACTCCGTTCACTCGCACGTACAAGCGCAGCACGCTTGTACGCCACGAGTCCGTCCACACCCAGGGAATGTCGTGAAGCGCATCCTGATCCGCTCCGGGAAGAGCCCCTTCCGGGTCGCCCGTCCCACGGAGTTCATCCACCAGGACCTGATCGGGACGAACACCGGCAATCTTCTCTTCAGCGACTCCGCCCACAAGATGCTGACGACACCTGACACCGAGGTGACGTCCAACGGCATCCGCACCGACGCGTCACCCGAGCGCGCCGCCGAGATCAACGAGCGGTACGACGTGTTCGTCGTCCCGCTCGCCAACGCCTTCCGGCCCGGATTCCAGGCCGCGCTGGACCGGCTGACCACGCTGATCGAGCAGCTCACCATCCCGGTCGTCGTCTTCGGCGTCGGCGCGCAGGCCACCGCCGACTACGACACCGAGTCGCTCAGGCCCATGGCCGCCTCGGTCAGGCGCTTCGCGTCCGCCGTCCTCGACCGCTCCGCCTCCATCGGCGTGCGCGGCGAACTCACCGCCGGCTACCTGAAGAGCCTCGGCTTCCACGACGTCGACATCATCGGCTGCCCGTCGATGTTCCTGTACGGCGCCACGTTCCCGGAGATCCGGGCGACGGAACTGTCCGCCGACTCCCGCATCGCCGTCAACCTCTCCCCGGACGCGATCCCCGTCGGCGACATCTCGGGCATGGCCCGGCACGCCTGGGAGCGCTACCCGCACCTCACCTACTACGCGCAGAACACCGTCGACGCGGAACTGCTGCTGTGGGGCGACACCAGCATCGAGTCGGGACACGAGGACCCCTTCCCGCTCCAGCTGAGCCACACCCTGCTGCGCGAGAACAAGGTGCGCATGCCGCTGGACCCGGCGACCTGGATCGACGAACTGCGCGGCTACGACTTCGCCTACGGCACCCGTATCCACGGCAACGTGGCCGCTCTGCTGGCAGGCACCCCGAGCGTCGTCCTCACCCACGACTCACGCACCCTGGAGCTGTGCCGGTACTTCGACATCCCGCACCGCCCGCTCACCGAACTGCCCGCCGACACCGACCCGCGTGACCTGTACGACGACGCCGACTTCTCGGTGATGATCAAGGGCCACGGCGCGCGGTTCGAGCGGATCACCGCGTTCCTGGACCGCAACGGCCTGCAGAACACCTACACCCACGGCGACGGCGGCGCCGCCTTCGACGCCCGAATCTCCGCCCTGGACCTGCCCCCGTCCATGCCGGTCTGGGACGGCTCGGACGACGGACAGATGCGCTACCGCCTGAGCCGGCTGCGCGAGCGGATCACGACGACCGACGCCAAGCTCCAGCTCCAGGCGCAGAAGCGGGTCAGGTCGACCAAGGAGCTGCGCGTCAGGCTCCGCACCGCGGAGAAGCTCGCTACCGCCCAGGCACGTCAACTCGACGCCATGCGGGCGGAGCTGGAAGCCACGCGCAAGCAGCTCGCCGCCGTCGAGCGCCGTGTCACCGGCATCGAGCGCCGCGCCCTGATCCGCATCGGCCCGGCTCTGCGCCGCCGCACCCGGAGGCCGGCGGGCGACGACAGCACGGGCTGACCGCCCGAACGTGCGGCGCCCCGCTCCTCCGTCCTGCGGGCAACCCGGCTCAGCCGTGCTCCACCAGGTGCCGGCACCCGGACGCCTCGGCGTCCGAGCCGGGCTCCAACGCCGTGCGGGCGGTGCCCAGGTGCCGTAGGCCTTCCCTCGCCGTGCGGGTCACCCGGTCGTACTCCGCCGCCGTACGGGCCGCTGCCAGCTGCGCCCGGGCCTCACGATGGCACTCCGCCGCCGCCGTCAGGGCACGGGCCGCGTTCTCGTCCGCGGCCGCCCAGGCCCGGACGTCGGGCGGGACCAGGCCGCCGCCCAGCCGTACGAGCCACCGGTTCGCCTCGACCTCCGCATCCAGGCCGGACGGGGGGCGGGTCCGCCGGGACCGTCGCTGGGCGACGACCGCGAACACCGCTCCGACGATGATCAGTACGGCGAGCACGAGCATGAATCCCATGGTTTCCTCCCCTGCATGACGATGCCGGGGCGGGCTGCGGTCCCGCGACCCCGTGCTCCCCATGAGACGACGGGTCGCTGTGCTCTCCCCCCGGGATTCCTGTGCGTCGCCGGTGAGGTGCCCAAGAGGGGGTGACGGGCCGTGGAAATGTGCCGCTTTCGGGGGAGAGGGCACACTCCCACGGCGTATGTCGCAGGGTCGTCAGCGCATCAACTTGCTTCCGCCGATGCCGATGCCGACGCCGACGTGCTCGGCTGTGGCGGTGCGCCCTGGCCGTCCTGCGTCGCGTCCGGGTCGACGCCGACGGTGAGGGACCCGCGTACGCCCCTGGCGATGTCCCGCCGGTCGTAGCGCAGCTTGAGCAGGCCGCCCGGGGTCCCGCTCTGGTCGTAGATCGTGTCCTCGGACAGGGTCGTGCGCTCGGCGGCGTTGCTCGCGTACGGCTCCACTTCCGCGGAGGCGAGGACGGACTCCTCGTCGAAGAAGAACTGCCCCGTGTGGCAGGCGTGGCCACCCTCGTAGCCGGCGTCGGTCCACTCGCCGTCCACGTGCACCTTGACGTGGATGTGCACACAACGGCCCC
It includes:
- a CDS encoding polysaccharide pyruvyl transferase family protein, which gives rise to MKRILIRSGKSPFRVARPTEFIHQDLIGTNTGNLLFSDSAHKMLTTPDTEVTSNGIRTDASPERAAEINERYDVFVVPLANAFRPGFQAALDRLTTLIEQLTIPVVVFGVGAQATADYDTESLRPMAASVRRFASAVLDRSASIGVRGELTAGYLKSLGFHDVDIIGCPSMFLYGATFPEIRATELSADSRIAVNLSPDAIPVGDISGMARHAWERYPHLTYYAQNTVDAELLLWGDTSIESGHEDPFPLQLSHTLLRENKVRMPLDPATWIDELRGYDFAYGTRIHGNVAALLAGTPSVVLTHDSRTLELCRYFDIPHRPLTELPADTDPRDLYDDADFSVMIKGHGARFERITAFLDRNGLQNTYTHGDGGAAFDARISALDLPPSMPVWDGSDDGQMRYRLSRLRERITTTDAKLQLQAQKRVRSTKELRVRLRTAEKLATAQARQLDAMRAELEATRKQLAAVERRVTGIERRALIRIGPALRRRTRRPAGDDSTG
- a CDS encoding DUF397 domain-containing protein, with the protein product MIRKASTEDASELDWFKSSYSSGTDGNSCVEIATTPGTVHVRDSKNVAGPRLALAPGAWAHFVTYASEG
- a CDS encoding IS256 family transposase; the encoded protein is MPVSQNGLSSELLEELAALAAEKVRGEGLRLMGEGGLLPELAQHLMQSALEAEMDQHLADGVGRVGGRGSRSGGNTRNGYRSKKVMTEVGAVTVQIPRDRLGTFQPRLLPKYARRTGALDDLVISLTAKGLTSGEIVSHLAQTYGMTTTKETISTITDKALESMAEWRTRPLDAVYPVVFIDAVHVKIRDGHVANRPIYVAIAVTADGYREILGLWAGDGGEGAKYWQTVLTEIKNRGVRDVLMLVCDGLSALPDAVNAVWPRTVVQTCVVHLLRASLRYASRRDWADVARDLKPVYTAVNEDEARARLTDFDDKWGKRYPSIAGTWERAWSEFVPFLGLPDAIRQVVYTTNAIESLNARYRRAAQACGHFPNETAALKRLYLATLALDPTGRGRQRWNNRWKSALNEFDVLFDGRLTAGRV
- a CDS encoding polysaccharide lyase family 1 protein: MAAPSHRRSLRSRRVLVVSAAVVAAGVGAGVVVMNANAGPVDLYHQTLAAKDGWASSGTGTTGGTKADAAHTFTVSTRAQLVKALGSASDTTPRIIKVKGTIEANTDDAGKKLTCADYASGTGYSLSAYLKAYDPSSYGTSKLPSGTQEKARAAAQTKQAKNIVFKVPANTSVVGVPGTKAGISGGMLQVQNVDNVIVRNLAFSATEDCFPQWDPTDGDDGNWNSNYDSVTLRGATHVWADHNTFTDAPHLDSANPKYYGREYQIHDGSLDITKSSDLVTVSRNQFTNHDKTMLIGSSDSEPAGKLRVSLHHNIWKGIVQRAPLARVGQVHIYNNYYDVTTLNGYATQYSINSRAKAQVVAENNYWKLPSGGKVAKLLSGDGTGSVKGTGNLVNGTATDLVAAYNAAASKKLKTTVNWTPTLTAGLETSAKNLPMTLAMATGAGALTAS